The following DNA comes from Pirellulales bacterium.
CTCCCCGTCGCCAGCGGGTCTATCTCTGGGCGGCTCCAATTCAGGGAGAGGAGCTTCCCCGCCGCGAAAGCTTTGTTTGTGTGAAGCCTGCGGCTATTTCGGGGCAACGGATCACGTTTGCCTGGGTGGGGGAATTTCCCTGGCAACGAACCATGCTGGCGATTGGCACCAAAAGTGAGGCGGCTTATTTGCTGGGGGAGGTATTATCCCAGAGATACGACACCCAAGGACGGTTATTGGTGGAATGCGGTTTGGTCGAACGTTACGAATCCAAAAAGCCCTGAGTCGCCCAGGCTCCCTAGGTTGCTTATTTTATTTCTTTCGCCTGATTTGCACGTCGAATGCCGCATGATCGTCAGTTCGATCTTGTGGTAATCACATCTGGCTGCTAGCATTCTTCCCGCATTGTTTTTGGAAGGGGCATTTTCGCGGATTGCGGGGTTGGCGGACATGTTAACAATTTTTGACCGATATTTGATCGGACAGTTTTTTTGGACGTGGCTGGTGTGCTTTATTAGCTTGACCGGGCTGTACGTCATGATCGACGCGTTTGGTAATTTGGATGATTTTTTAGCATATGCGCAACGGACCGAAACCAGTCCCCTAGCGGTGATGGGGGAATACTATCTCTTTCGGTCGTTGGCCTTTTTTGACCGGACCAGCGGGATTTTGGCGCTAGTGGCGGCCATGTTTACGTTGGCCGGTTTGCAGCGGCACCAGGAACTTACCGCGATTCTTGCGGCGGGCATCTCTCCCCGGCGGGCAATTTCCGGATTGATTTTGATGGGCGGGGGCTTGGCCATTGTGGCCGCCGCCGGACGCGAGGTCGTATTGCCGCAATATCGGGAAAAACTAACCCGCACGGCGCAAGACCTGGGGGGCAAAACACAGCGCAAGTTGGACCCGCGGCCCGATTATTGGAGCGGGATTATTTTGCGGGGGAGGGGATTATCGTTGGATTCCAAAGAGATCTTGGAGCCTAACTTTTCCCTTCCGCGGGCCGCCGCGGCGACCTGGGGCCGGACGCTCGTCGCCCGCACGGCTAGTTACGAGTCGGGGAACGCCGACCATCCCGCGGGCTATCGTTTAAAGGGTGTAACCCAGCCTGTGGCGATAGACAAAAAGCCGGGATGGCGGTTGTCCAGCGCCGAGCAAGTTCTTTGGACCGCGGCGGAAGCAAACTGGCTGGCGCACGATGAGGCGTTTGTGGCCAGCGAAGTCGCCTTTGAGCTATTGGTCGATCCACTCAGTTGGCGGCAGTATGCCTCGACCGCGGAGTTGGTCGCCGGATTGTATCGGCGGGGGATGGACTACGGAAACGATGTGCGCGTGGGGATTCACGCGCGGTTGCTGCAACCCGCACTGGATGTGCTGCTGTTGCTTTTGGGCCTGCCGCTCCTGCTGCGAGGGCAAAACCGTAACGTCTTTCTGGCCGTGGGCTGGTGCGTGGTGGTTGTGATCGGGTTTATGGTGGTGGTGCTGGGCTGCCAGTACCTGGGGAGCAGCTATTTGATCAGTCCGTCGTTGGGGGCGTGGCTACCTCTGCTGATTTTTGTGCCACTGACGTCGTATGCGGGTGAGGCGCTGTGGGAGTAATTTTTTGCGGATTTTACCGTTTTATAAGAGTAGAATAACTTGCGGGCGTGGGACGTATCGGATTTTCCCGAAATACTTATTCCCCGTGGCGGGGGTTAGCTGTGTCAAGGGGAAGATAAGCTTACTTCAACATGCTCGAGATCAAATACTCTGGTGACGCCCTGTGGGCGAGAATCGAGCGAGCTATCGGATTGTCAAGGATCGTTTGCATCGCGTAACCAATTCCCCCCATGCGGCTCAAATTCCTTATGCGATGATTGGCGACCATGCCGTGCAACACTGGGTGGCCCAGGTGGATGAGGCAGTGGTGCGTAACACGCGGGATGTGGACATAATCCTCAACCGTGCGGACTTGGCACGGGCAGCGGCGGAGTTGGCTCCGCATGGTCAATTATGTGGATTGTGTTTAGCGGGGCAGCGGCATATTTGACATAAAACATTTTTTCGGTCTATGTCAGAATATTTCCCCGAGTTAGCAACAGGGTCATTTCTTTCCCACCCTTGTTCTTTATAGAATAGTATTTGACTGCGTTTGTCCCTTTATTGCTAATTATTCAGCTTTTCCCCCCATGCCCACGCTCGCCGACAGTTTGTCTTCTAGCACCGCGCGGGCGTTGGCTGTAAAACGACGGCCAGACTTGGTGGTCAAGCAGTCCCGTTACCAGGGGAGCTTGTACTGGATTGTCAAGGATCCGCTGGGGCTGGCGTATTTTCGCTTTCAAGAGGAAGAATTTGCGATTTTGAACATGCTCGACGGGCGAACCAGCCTGGACGAGATGAAGCGCCGCTTCGAAAAACAGTTTGCCCCGCAAAAAATCACGCTGGACGAGCTGGGCCGTCTGATCGGCATGTTGCATCGCAGCCATTTAGTCATTGCCGATCTGCCGGGGCAGGGGCCACAACTGCTCAAACGGCACAAGGATCGCCAATGGCGCGAACTGTGGGGCAAATTCGCCAATATTCTGGCAATTCGGTTCAAAGGGATCGACCCCGAGAGGATCTTAACCGCGCTATTGCCCTGGTTTGGGTGGCTCTTTACCTGGTACGGGGCGGTCATTGTCCTGGGAACCGCGATATCCGCGCTTTTGTTGGTGCTTGTCCAGTTTGATCAATTTCAAAGTAAGCTACCGACCTTTCACGAATTTTTTGCCGCGCGCAACTGGTTTTGGCTGGGCTTGGCGCTGGCGGTGACCAAAATTTTTCACGAGTTTGGCCACGGTTTGTCCTGTAAAAAGTTTGGCGGCGAATGCCACGAAATGGGGGCCATGCTCTTGGTCTTTACCCCGTGCCTGTATTGCAATGTCTCGGACTCGTGGATGCTCCCTAGTAAATGGCAGCGGGCGATGATTGGCGCGGCGGGGATGTATGTGGAGCTATTTATCGCCGGGCTGGCCACGTTTGGCTGGTGGTTTAGCCAGCCGGGGTTGTTTAATTTTCTTTGCCTGAGCACGATGTTTGTCAGCTCCGTTAGTACCGTCATGTTTAACGCCAATCCCCTCATGCGATACGACGGTTACTACATTTTGTCGGATCTGGCGGAAATCCCCAATCTCCGCCAAAAAGCCACCACCATTCTGGGCCGCAAGCTGGGCGTGTGGTGCCTGGGATTAAAGGAACAGGACGACCCGTTTTTGCCCCAGCGTAATCAATGGTTTTTTGCCCTGTATAGCGTCGCCGCCACGGTTTATCTGTGGATTGTGTCCATTTCCATTCTGTTCTTTTTGTATCATGTATTTGAAGGGAACGGCCTGCGGGTGCTGGGCCAATTGCTGGCGTTGGCGTCGTTCGCCAGTTTGCTGGTCATGCCAATGTGGAATTTATACAAGTTCTTTTCCGCGCCGGGGAGGATGGAGCAAGTGAAGGCTAAAAATGTCACGATTACCGGATTCATCTTGGCTGGAGTGATCGGCGCGATTGTGCTGATTCCGCTGCCATACCGCGTGTTTAGCTCGGTGGAGGTCCATCCCAGCCGCGCCCATCCGGTGTATGTGGAGGTAAGCGGGGAAATCGTGGAGGTTTTTGTCAATGAAGGGGACCGCGTCACTCCGGGAACTAAATTGGCCCAACTCAAGAATGAAAAGCTGGAGTTGGATATCAATGAATTGGAGCAAAAAACCGAAGACCTGCGCAAGCGGTTCCAATCGCTCCTACGCGAAAGACACGATCCGCGCTCGAGCGCGGGAAATGAAATTGCCACCATTCGCAAGCAATTGGAGGTCGCCGAACAACAATTAGAATTAAAATTGCAAGACTTGGACCGTTTGATCCTGGTGGCGGATGTGGCGGGAACGATTATTTCTCCCCCCGCTCTCCCCGAACCCCCCGTTGACGAGGATGGCAAGCTTCCCGGCTGGTCGGGTACCCCCCTCCAAGCCAAAAATCGCGGGGCCGTCCTGGAAATGGCCACGCTCTTTTGCTTGATCGGCAACCCCCAAGAATTAGAAGCCATCATGGTGATCGACCAGACCGAGGTCGATTTTGTCCGTCCCGGCCAAGCCGTCGAGATCAAGCTGGACTCGCTGCCGCATGAAATGTTATCCAGCACGCTGGAAAGTATTTCCAGTTCTAGGGTTACGGCAATATCACGGGCCAATAGCGTCAAAACCGGGGGAGAAATCGAAACTCAGACCGACCAAAAAGGGATCG
Coding sequences within:
- a CDS encoding LptF/LptG family permease — its product is MLTIFDRYLIGQFFWTWLVCFISLTGLYVMIDAFGNLDDFLAYAQRTETSPLAVMGEYYLFRSLAFFDRTSGILALVAAMFTLAGLQRHQELTAILAAGISPRRAISGLILMGGGLAIVAAAGREVVLPQYREKLTRTAQDLGGKTQRKLDPRPDYWSGIILRGRGLSLDSKEILEPNFSLPRAAAATWGRTLVARTASYESGNADHPAGYRLKGVTQPVAIDKKPGWRLSSAEQVLWTAAEANWLAHDEAFVASEVAFELLVDPLSWRQYASTAELVAGLYRRGMDYGNDVRVGIHARLLQPALDVLLLLLGLPLLLRGQNRNVFLAVGWCVVVVIGFMVVVLGCQYLGSSYLISPSLGAWLPLLIFVPLTSYAGEALWE
- a CDS encoding biotin/lipoyl-binding protein, translating into MPTLADSLSSSTARALAVKRRPDLVVKQSRYQGSLYWIVKDPLGLAYFRFQEEEFAILNMLDGRTSLDEMKRRFEKQFAPQKITLDELGRLIGMLHRSHLVIADLPGQGPQLLKRHKDRQWRELWGKFANILAIRFKGIDPERILTALLPWFGWLFTWYGAVIVLGTAISALLLVLVQFDQFQSKLPTFHEFFAARNWFWLGLALAVTKIFHEFGHGLSCKKFGGECHEMGAMLLVFTPCLYCNVSDSWMLPSKWQRAMIGAAGMYVELFIAGLATFGWWFSQPGLFNFLCLSTMFVSSVSTVMFNANPLMRYDGYYILSDLAEIPNLRQKATTILGRKLGVWCLGLKEQDDPFLPQRNQWFFALYSVAATVYLWIVSISILFFLYHVFEGNGLRVLGQLLALASFASLLVMPMWNLYKFFSAPGRMEQVKAKNVTITGFILAGVIGAIVLIPLPYRVFSSVEVHPSRAHPVYVEVSGEIVEVFVNEGDRVTPGTKLAQLKNEKLELDINELEQKTEDLRKRFQSLLRERHDPRSSAGNEIATIRKQLEVAEQQLELKLQDLDRLILVADVAGTIISPPALPEPPVDEDGKLPGWSGTPLQAKNRGAVLEMATLFCLIGNPQELEAIMVIDQTEVDFVRPGQAVEIKLDSLPHEMLSSTLESISSSRVTAISRANSVKTGGEIETQTDQKGIERPISTSYEAKARFDDSRSLLLPGMRGRARIHADPQTLGQRALRLVLQTLNFKL